A window of Phocoena phocoena chromosome 6, mPhoPho1.1, whole genome shotgun sequence contains these coding sequences:
- the LINGO2 gene encoding leucine-rich repeat and immunoglobulin-like domain-containing nogo receptor-interacting protein 2, whose protein sequence is MLHTALSCWQPFLGLAVVLIFMGSTIGCPARCECSAQNKSVSCHRRRLIAIPEGIPIETKILDLSKNRLKSVNPEEFISYPLLEEIDLSDNIIANVEPGAFNNLFNLRSLRLKGNRLKLVPLGVFTGLANLTKLDISENKIVILLDYMFQDLRNLKALEVGDNDLVYISRRAFSGLLSLEQLTLEKCNLTAVPTEALSHLRSLISLHLKHLSINNMPVYAFKRLFHLKHLEIDYWPLLDMMPANSLYGLNLTSLSITNTNLSVVPFLAFKHLVYLTHLNLSYNPISTIEAGMFSDLIRLQELHIVGAQLRTIEPHSFQGLRFLRVLNVSQNLLETLEENVFSSPRALEVLSINNNPLACDCRLLWILQRHPTLQFGGQQPMCAGPDTIRERSFKDFHSTALSFYFTCKKPKIREKKLQHLLVDEGQTVQLECNADGDPQPVISWVTPRRRFITAKSNGRATVLGDGTLEIRFAQDQDSGMYVCIASNAAGNDTFTASLTVKGFTSDRFLYANRTPMYMTDSNDTVSNGTNANTFSLDLKTILVSTAMGCFTFLGVVLFCFLLLFVWSRGKGKHKNSIDLEYVPRKNNGAVVEGEVAGPRRFNMKMI, encoded by the coding sequence ATGCTTCACACGGCCTTATCATGTTGGCAGCCATTCCTGGGTCTGGCTGTGGTCTTAATCTTCATGGGATCCACCATTGGCTGCCCTGCTCGCTGCGAGTGCTCAGCCCAGAACAAATCTGTTAGCTGCCACCGAAGGAGATTGATCGCCATCCCAGAGGGCATTCCCATCGAGACCAAAATCTTGGACCTCAGCAAGAACAGGCTGAAAAGTGTCAACCCTGAAGAATTCATCTCATACCCTCTGCTGGAGGAGATAGACTTGAGTGACAACATCATCGCCAATGTGGAGCCAGGAGCATTTAACAACCTCTTCAACCTGCGTTCCCTCCGCCTGAAGGGCAATCGCCTGAAGTTGGTCCCTCTGGGGGTCTTCACGGGCCTCGCCAACCTCACCAAGCTTGACATTAGTGAAAATAAGATTGTCATTTTACTGGACTACATGTTCCAGGATTTGCGTAACCTGAAGGCTCTAGAAGTGGGGGATAATGACTTGGTTTATATATCACGTAGGGCCTTCAGTGGGTTGCTGAGCTTGGAGCAGCTCACCCTGGAGAAATGCAACCTAACAGCGGTACCAACAGAAGCCCTCTCCCATCTCCGCAGCCTCATCAGCCTGCACCTGAAGCATCTCAGTATCAACAACATGCCCGTGTATGCCTTTAAAAGACTGTTCCACCTGAAACATCTAGAGATTGACTATTGGCCTTTACTGGATATGATGCCTGCCAATAGCCTCTATGGTCTCAACCTCACATCCCTCTCAATCACGAACACCAACCTGTCCGTTGTACCCTTCCTTGCCTTTAAACACCTGGTCTATCTGACCCACCTTAACCTCTCCTACAATCCCATCAGCACTATCGAAGCAGGCATGTTCTCGGACCTGATCCGCCTTCAGGAGCTTCATATAGTGGGGGCCCAGCTCCGCACCATTGAGCCTCACTCCTTCCAAGGGCTCCGCTTCCTTCGTGTGCTCAATGTGTCTCAGAACCTACTGGAAACTTTGGAAGAGAATGTCTTCTCCTCCCCTAGGGCTTTGGAGGTCCTGAGCATTAATAACAACCCACTGGCCTGTGACTGCCGCCTTCTCTGGATCCTGCAGCGTCACCCCACCCTGCAGTTCGGTGGCCAGCAGCCCATGTGTGCTGGCCCAGACACCATTCGTGAGAGGTCATTCAAGGATTTCCACAGCACTgccctttctttttactttacctGCAAAAAACCCAAAATCCGTGAAAAGAAGTTGCAGCATCTGCTAGTGGATGAGGGGCAGACGGTCCAGCTAGAATGCAATGCAGATGGAGACCCACAGCCTGTGATTTCCTGGGTGACACCTCGAAGGCGTTTCATCACCGCCAAGTCCAATGGAAGAGCCACTGTGTTGGGCGATGGCACCTTGGAAATCCGTTTTGCCCAGGATCAGGATAGCGGGATGTATGTTTGCATCGCTAGCAACGCCGCTGGGAATGACACCTTCACAGCCTCCTTAACTGTGAAAGGATTCACTTCAGACCGCTTCCTTTATGCAAACAGGACCCCTATGTACATGACCGACTCCAATGACACCGTTTCCAATGGCACCAATGCCAATACTTTTTCCCTGGACCTTAAAACCATACTGGTGTCTACAGCCATGGGCTGTTTCACATTCCTGGGAGTggtcttattttgttttctccttctttttgtGTGGAGCCGAGGGAAAGGCAAACACAAAAACAGCATTGACCTTGAGTATGTACCCCGAAAAAACAATGGTGCTGTTGTGGAAGGGGAGGTGGCTGGACCCAGGAGGTTCAACATGAAAATGATTTGA